Proteins encoded in a region of the Salinicoccus sp. RF5 genome:
- a CDS encoding tRNA (adenine(22)-N(1))-methyltransferase TrmK: MLDARLQKVSEFITGRKLLDIGSDHAYLPIEAIRNGIVSQAICGEVVKGPFDSTVNNIRREGMEDRIEARFGSGLEVVSQDDAVDTVTICGMGGPLIAEILEDGLHNLGGKPRLVLQANTYTYPVRKVLARSDYRIIDETVIRDGRHFYEIIVAEPGSSDYDEKQLIFGPVLLEKREQAFIEKLERELEHQRNIYGKLKQNSSNTEKIDEVADTINALKEVLEQ; encoded by the coding sequence ATGCTAGATGCAAGATTACAGAAAGTCTCGGAATTCATCACCGGGAGGAAGCTTCTCGACATCGGTTCCGATCATGCATACCTGCCTATAGAGGCGATCAGGAATGGAATCGTCAGCCAGGCGATATGCGGTGAAGTGGTGAAGGGCCCCTTCGATTCCACTGTAAACAATATCAGAAGGGAAGGCATGGAAGACAGGATTGAGGCACGGTTTGGTTCCGGTCTGGAAGTGGTCTCCCAGGATGATGCGGTGGATACCGTCACCATCTGTGGCATGGGTGGTCCGCTCATTGCCGAAATACTTGAAGACGGCCTCCATAACCTCGGAGGAAAGCCACGGCTGGTGCTTCAGGCGAACACGTACACCTATCCGGTACGGAAAGTGCTTGCAAGATCCGACTATCGCATCATTGATGAAACAGTGATCAGGGACGGACGGCATTTCTATGAAATCATCGTCGCTGAACCAGGTTCATCCGACTATGATGAAAAGCAGCTGATCTTCGGTCCGGTCCTCCTTGAAAAGAGGGAACAGGCGTTTATCGAAAAGCTCGAAAGGGAACTGGAACACCAACGGAACATTTATGGGAAGTTGAAGCAGAACTCATCAAACACTGAAAAAATTGATGAAGTTGCTGATACGATAAATGCATTGAAAGAGGTGCTCGAACAGTGA
- the rpoD gene encoding RNA polymerase sigma factor RpoD — MADKNVKTTELKDVELFTSVEQVKNHLVEKGKTQGHLSHEEIADKLSSFELDADAMDEFFDEINENDIQLINEKDTTDSDEKLNLHDMSAPPGVKINDPVRMYLKEIGRVDLLSAQEEIELAKKIEQGDEVAKSRLAEANLRLVVSIAKRYVGRGMLFLDLIQEGNMGLIKAVEKFDFSKGFKFSTYATWWIRQAITRAIADQARTIRIPVHMVETINKLIRVQRQLLQDLGREPTPEEIGEEMDLPAEKVREILKIAQEPVSLETPIGEEDDSHLGDFIEDQEAQSPSDHAAYELLKEQLEDVLDTLTDREENVLRLRFGLDDGRTRTLEEVGKVFGVTRERIRQIEAKALRKLRHPSRSKRLKDFMD; from the coding sequence ATGGCAGACAAAAACGTAAAGACGACCGAACTGAAAGATGTCGAACTGTTCACATCTGTAGAGCAAGTCAAAAATCATCTGGTGGAGAAGGGGAAGACACAGGGTCATCTGTCTCATGAAGAGATTGCTGATAAACTGTCCAGCTTCGAACTCGACGCAGATGCCATGGATGAATTTTTCGATGAAATAAATGAGAATGACATCCAGCTCATAAATGAAAAGGATACGACTGACTCCGATGAAAAACTCAATCTCCACGACATGAGTGCACCACCTGGAGTGAAGATAAACGACCCGGTAAGGATGTACCTCAAGGAAATCGGCCGGGTGGATCTTCTCAGTGCGCAGGAAGAGATAGAACTTGCCAAGAAGATCGAGCAGGGTGACGAGGTTGCGAAAAGCCGACTGGCTGAGGCCAACCTCCGCCTCGTCGTCAGCATTGCCAAAAGGTATGTCGGCCGCGGCATGCTCTTCCTGGACCTGATTCAGGAAGGGAATATGGGCCTGATCAAAGCCGTCGAAAAATTCGACTTCTCCAAGGGCTTCAAGTTCTCCACCTATGCCACATGGTGGATCAGACAGGCCATTACACGTGCCATCGCCGACCAGGCGCGGACCATCCGTATCCCAGTCCACATGGTGGAAACGATCAACAAGCTGATCCGTGTCCAGCGTCAGCTGCTCCAGGATCTGGGTCGCGAACCGACACCGGAAGAAATCGGTGAGGAGATGGATCTGCCTGCTGAGAAGGTCAGGGAAATCCTCAAGATTGCACAGGAGCCCGTCTCCCTTGAAACACCGATCGGGGAAGAGGACGACAGCCACCTTGGGGACTTCATCGAAGACCAGGAAGCACAGAGTCCATCCGATCATGCTGCCTATGAACTTCTGAAGGAACAGCTTGAGGATGTACTCGATACCCTCACAGACCGGGAAGAGAATGTACTCAGGCTCCGTTTCGGCCTGGATGACGGCAGGACAAGGACGCTTGAGGAAGTGGGCAAAGTGTTCGGTGTGACCCGTGAGCGCATCAGGCAGATTGAAGCCAAAGCCCTCAGGAAGCTGAGGCACCCAAGCAGAAGCAAGCGCCTCAAGGACTTCATGGATTGA
- a CDS encoding cytochrome c translates to MNRNPIVPFILIIFLGIGLVFLLSSQGANEEEEGGGEETASEEGGEGGGEEASSGDFDAEGFARDNCASCHGQDFSGGMGPALAGTSLAEEDFTAALREGPGSMPEFTEDQIADEDVTTLYEFFSEQ, encoded by the coding sequence ATGAATCGTAATCCGATTGTGCCTTTTATACTTATCATCTTCCTAGGCATCGGGCTTGTATTCCTGCTTTCTTCTCAAGGCGCCAATGAAGAAGAAGAAGGCGGTGGAGAAGAGACTGCCAGCGAAGAAGGTGGAGAAGGCGGAGGCGAAGAGGCTTCTTCAGGAGACTTTGACGCTGAAGGGTTTGCACGCGACAACTGCGCATCCTGTCATGGACAGGACTTCTCAGGCGGTATGGGACCTGCATTGGCGGGCACCAGCCTTGCTGAAGAGGATTTCACTGCTGCTTTGAGAGAGGGACCAGGATCAATGCCTGAGTTCACTGAAGATCAAATCGCAGATGAAGATGTTACAACGTTGTATGAGTTTTTCTCAGAACAATAA
- a CDS encoding deoxyribonuclease IV, with protein sequence MLIGSHVSMSGKKMLEAASISAHNYGANTFMIYTGAPQNTRRKKIEDLNIEAGKRHMADHGMSKIVVHAPYIINIANSEREGVFEHGVEFLQEEIVRTEHLGSNQIVLHPGSHVGTGAERGIRSIVEGLNEVLTNDNDVQIALETMAGKGSEVGRTFEEIAQIIDGVTNNERLSVCFDTCHVHDAGYDIVNDFDGVLDEFDRIIGKGRIKVLHINDSKNERGAHKDRHENIGFGHIGFDALSYIINHSDFGDIPKILETPFVGPDKKNRIAPYAHEIEMIRNGKFNPSLKEEINPMVAGVEE encoded by the coding sequence ATGCTTATAGGATCACACGTTTCAATGAGCGGCAAGAAAATGCTGGAGGCGGCAAGCATCAGTGCCCATAATTATGGTGCCAATACATTCATGATCTATACAGGTGCACCGCAGAACACGAGAAGGAAGAAGATAGAAGACCTGAACATAGAAGCCGGCAAGCGCCACATGGCGGATCATGGGATGTCCAAGATCGTCGTCCATGCACCCTACATCATAAATATCGCCAATTCCGAACGTGAAGGTGTATTCGAACACGGTGTGGAATTCCTGCAGGAGGAGATTGTGCGGACCGAGCACCTCGGCAGCAATCAGATCGTCCTTCACCCCGGCAGTCACGTCGGCACTGGAGCAGAGCGTGGCATCAGATCGATCGTCGAAGGGCTAAATGAAGTGCTGACGAACGACAACGATGTCCAGATTGCACTCGAAACGATGGCGGGCAAAGGGTCTGAAGTCGGCCGTACATTTGAAGAGATTGCACAGATCATCGATGGTGTGACGAATAATGAAAGGCTGAGCGTATGCTTCGACACATGCCACGTGCACGATGCAGGCTACGACATCGTCAATGACTTCGACGGCGTGCTGGATGAATTCGACCGCATCATAGGCAAGGGCCGCATAAAAGTCCTCCACATCAACGATTCCAAAAATGAACGGGGCGCCCACAAGGACCGCCATGAAAACATCGGTTTTGGCCATATCGGTTTCGATGCCCTTTCATACATCATCAACCATTCCGATTTCGGGGACATACCGAAAATACTCGAAACGCCTTTCGTCGGACCGGATAAGAAGAACAGGATAGCACCATATGCCCACGAGATCGAAATGATCAGGAACGGTAAGTTCAATCCTTCCCTTAAAGAGGAGATCAATCCGATGGTGGCAGGAGTAGAGGAGTAG
- a CDS encoding DEAD/DEAH box helicase has translation MSNAFKRFRFSEQMLNAIESINFSHPTLVQERVIPKILKKENVVAQSETGSGKSHAFLLPIIHEINTEDAHTQAVITAPTRELAKQLYQMTLEILKSFPEIRAAAFIGGTDIERDVQKASKSPHIVIGTPTRIKDLRDKGGLNLHSVERLVIDEADLMIDLGFLEQIDSISSTVSDSAQFLVFSATIPEALRIFLRKYIGETEIIIIDQPRNKASIHYSLVPVKGDDKAAKVLALTQDITPYIGLIFANSKERADELFEYLNSNGVNVGLFHGGLKPRERTKEIKKIRELEYVWVVASDLASRGLDIDGASHVINYDIPKDIEFFTHRVGRVGRGAYTGTAVTLYTPDEEYLVNALESKGYKFIHEDLKKGELVEIKSRTERAKRKRKDSHLENQLSHKVKKPKKVKPGYRKKMKHELNTLKQQERMKHSKSRKKKR, from the coding sequence ATGAGTAATGCATTCAAAAGATTCAGGTTCAGCGAACAGATGCTGAATGCAATCGAAAGTATAAATTTTTCCCATCCTACCCTCGTACAGGAGCGTGTCATCCCGAAGATCCTGAAGAAGGAGAACGTCGTGGCACAATCAGAGACGGGCAGTGGGAAATCACACGCCTTCCTCCTCCCCATCATACATGAAATCAACACGGAGGATGCACATACACAGGCTGTCATCACGGCACCGACGCGCGAGCTGGCAAAGCAGCTGTACCAGATGACGCTTGAAATATTGAAGTCCTTCCCTGAAATCAGGGCTGCTGCCTTCATCGGCGGCACGGATATCGAAAGGGATGTGCAGAAGGCATCCAAGTCTCCCCACATTGTAATCGGTACGCCGACAAGAATCAAAGATTTGAGGGATAAGGGCGGCCTCAACCTCCATTCCGTCGAAAGGCTGGTCATCGATGAAGCCGATCTGATGATTGACCTCGGCTTCCTGGAGCAGATCGACAGCATCTCTTCCACAGTCAGCGATTCGGCTCAGTTCCTCGTCTTCTCTGCGACCATACCGGAAGCGCTCCGAATCTTCCTCAGGAAGTATATCGGAGAAACCGAGATCATCATCATCGACCAGCCTAGGAACAAAGCATCCATCCACTACAGCCTGGTGCCTGTGAAAGGCGACGACAAAGCAGCCAAAGTGCTTGCGCTGACACAGGATATCACGCCATACATCGGCCTGATATTCGCCAACTCCAAGGAACGTGCCGATGAACTGTTCGAATACCTCAACAGCAACGGCGTCAATGTCGGCCTTTTCCACGGCGGCCTGAAGCCGAGGGAGCGGACCAAAGAGATCAAGAAGATCCGTGAACTTGAATATGTATGGGTGGTGGCGAGCGATCTGGCTTCAAGGGGCCTCGACATCGATGGTGCCTCCCATGTCATCAACTATGACATCCCGAAGGACATCGAATTCTTCACACACCGCGTTGGACGTGTGGGCAGGGGTGCCTATACAGGCACGGCCGTCACACTCTATACACCGGATGAGGAATACCTCGTCAATGCACTTGAATCCAAAGGATATAAATTCATCCATGAGGACCTTAAAAAGGGCGAACTCGTCGAAATAAAATCAAGGACCGAACGCGCAAAGCGGAAACGCAAGGATTCCCATCTCGAGAACCAGCTTTCCCACAAGGTGAAAAAGCCGAAGAAGGTGAAGCCGGGTTACAGGAAGAAGATGAAGCACGAACTCAATACCCTCAAGCAGCAGGAGCGCATGAAGCACTCGAAGAGCAGGAAGAAAAAAAGATAG
- a CDS encoding Nif3-like dinuclear metal center hexameric protein: protein MKIRELMGILDDIAPFKDSEEWDNTGLLVGDLDDEATGILTTLDCAHVTVEEAVEKGANVIIAHHPLIFPKVSNVTETGVGSIVRKLIRNDINLIAMHTNLDHQPHGVSHMIAEVLGYDQTEILIKHEYFYKKLRINIPKEDVEQLKKDLSDAGVGNQGDYSECFFEYPVKGQFRPNDEADPHIGTQGELEHVDEYIVEAIFEAAHEQQVIDALIKSHPYEEPAYDVLTLKKPSDKGLGVKFDYDDTLESLVELIREKTGHDIVNVVNANTGRMNKVGIIGGSGMSYINEAFSQGVDVLVTGDVKYHEAYDAKLAGRNIIDVGHYMEVFMAEGLKRLVEDRVELPVHATSFTTNPFE from the coding sequence GTGAAGATTAGAGAACTGATGGGAATCCTTGATGACATCGCCCCCTTCAAGGATAGTGAAGAATGGGACAATACCGGACTGCTGGTCGGGGATTTGGATGATGAGGCCACAGGCATTCTGACGACCCTTGACTGCGCGCACGTCACAGTGGAGGAAGCGGTTGAGAAGGGTGCAAATGTCATCATTGCCCACCACCCGCTGATTTTCCCGAAGGTTTCAAATGTCACGGAGACAGGTGTGGGCAGCATCGTCAGAAAGCTGATCAGGAATGACATCAACCTCATCGCCATGCATACGAACCTGGATCACCAGCCGCATGGCGTCAGTCATATGATTGCAGAAGTGCTTGGATATGATCAGACGGAAATCCTCATCAAGCATGAATACTTCTATAAGAAGCTCAGAATCAATATACCAAAGGAAGATGTGGAACAGCTGAAGAAAGACCTTTCGGATGCAGGGGTCGGCAACCAGGGCGACTATTCCGAATGCTTCTTCGAATATCCGGTGAAAGGACAGTTCAGGCCGAATGACGAAGCGGACCCCCATATCGGCACGCAAGGGGAATTGGAGCATGTGGATGAGTATATCGTGGAAGCGATATTCGAAGCTGCGCACGAACAGCAGGTGATTGACGCGCTCATCAAATCCCATCCATATGAGGAACCCGCCTACGATGTGCTCACCCTGAAGAAACCGAGCGACAAGGGGCTCGGCGTCAAGTTCGATTACGATGATACGCTCGAATCCCTCGTCGAACTCATCAGGGAAAAAACAGGGCACGACATCGTCAATGTCGTCAACGCCAACACCGGCAGGATGAATAAAGTCGGCATCATCGGCGGCTCCGGCATGAGCTATATCAATGAAGCATTCTCACAAGGTGTCGATGTGCTCGTCACAGGAGATGTGAAATACCACGAAGCCTATGATGCCAAACTTGCCGGCCGGAACATCATCGATGTCGGCCACTATATGGAAGTGTTCATGGCGGAAGGCCTGAAACGTCTGGTGGAGGATCGCGTCGAACTGCCTGTACATGCGACCAGCTTCACCACCAATCCTTTCGAATAA
- a CDS encoding 4-hydroxy-3-methylbut-2-enyl diphosphate reductase, which produces MDIIKISPRGYCYGVVDAMVIARNASMDKTLPRPIYILGMIVHNKHVTDAFEEDGIVTLDGANRLEILEGINEGTVIFTAHGVSPQVKQRAKEKGLTCIDATCPDVEVTHQLIRERTREGYDVVYIGKKGHPEPEGAVGVSPDHVHLVETLEEVKALPEELAHKKLIVTNQTTMSQWDVGHLMDQLKEQYPHIEVHKEICLATQVRQEAVAEQAQEADLLIVVGDPKSNNSNRLAQVSKEIAHTNAYRISSLSELKTEWLEDIDSVAVTAGASTPTPIVKEVIDYIKEYDRENRSEPRSTVPKNKILPKIKKAKPVKIMD; this is translated from the coding sequence ATGGATATTATTAAGATAAGCCCACGCGGGTATTGTTACGGTGTCGTAGATGCGATGGTGATTGCGCGGAATGCATCTATGGACAAGACACTGCCCCGCCCAATATACATTCTCGGCATGATCGTCCACAACAAGCATGTGACGGATGCGTTTGAAGAGGACGGCATCGTCACGCTCGATGGTGCCAACAGGCTTGAAATACTGGAAGGAATCAATGAGGGCACGGTGATCTTCACTGCCCACGGCGTTTCTCCGCAAGTCAAACAGCGTGCCAAGGAAAAGGGGCTGACATGCATCGATGCTACATGCCCGGACGTCGAGGTGACCCATCAGCTCATCCGTGAGCGGACGCGGGAAGGATACGATGTCGTCTATATCGGCAAGAAGGGCCACCCGGAACCGGAAGGCGCTGTCGGTGTGTCGCCGGATCACGTCCACCTCGTCGAAACGCTCGAAGAGGTCAAGGCGCTGCCTGAGGAACTGGCCCATAAGAAGCTCATCGTCACCAACCAGACGACGATGAGCCAATGGGATGTCGGCCATCTCATGGATCAGCTGAAGGAACAGTACCCGCACATCGAGGTCCACAAGGAAATATGCCTGGCAACGCAAGTGCGCCAGGAGGCGGTCGCCGAACAGGCACAGGAAGCAGATCTTCTGATTGTTGTGGGAGACCCGAAAAGCAACAACTCCAACCGTCTGGCACAGGTCTCTAAAGAAATCGCGCATACAAATGCCTACCGCATCAGTTCCTTGAGCGAATTGAAGACGGAATGGCTCGAGGACATAGATAGTGTGGCAGTAACAGCCGGTGCTTCCACACCAACCCCGATCGTCAAGGAAGTCATCGACTATATCAAGGAGTATGACAGGGAAAACCGTTCTGAACCGCGCTCTACAGTACCAAAGAACAAAATATTGCCAAAGATCAAGAAGGCGAAGCCTGTAAAGATCATGGATTAG